aagaggttttttggAAACCTGTCCCCAGTTATATGCCAAAATTGTACAAATAAGTAATAAATTTTGGAAAATTGAAAGATATGGACAAGATAGAAAGTGTCAGAACAGAAAAGTCCCCACACGCTCAACCAGCAGCTAGCGTCCAAGGGTATGTAGGCTATGCAACGTCAGCAGCGTAGTTGGGAGACATTTGACAAAATTTGCTTGGTTGTGATCCAAAGTTCCAAACAAGCTTACTTCCAAATTTTGGGCCGACATGGGTTTTTTTGGAGAGCAAATAAACTAACTGACATGCATGGATATCAAGAAATCGACACAGCTATAGTGCTTATTTCAATTCTCAAAGAAATTAAGAGACTCCTATATATACTAGCTAGCTCCCTAATCACTCCTATATATCAAGATGTTCTACTACGCTTTGCGAAACATGAGCGACTTCTCAAGCACGTCTACCAAAATCAGGGGGTGCCTCAAGCGGAGTCGCTGGTAGCCGTAGCTCGCCACCACCCTCTCCATCCTCTCCGCCGGCGAGGCCACCATGAACCCGACGCAGGCGTCCTTGAGCGTGCTGCAGTAGTGATTGTCCGCGAAGGCCAGCATCTCCGCCACGTTACCCTCGCCGAGCGTCCTGGCGAGCTCCCCCTCGCACAGGAGCTTGAGCCCCTCCAGGTCGTACCGGTCCGCAGCGACGAGCAGGTGGCGCATCATCTGATGGCTCGCATCCTCGTCATCAGCAGCTTCACCTTCCGTGGCCGGCAGGGTGCCCGTGTAGATGTAGTGCAGAAGGGCCTCGAACACGTCAGGCCGCATGTCGTCGACCTCGACGGCCGCCGCCGGAGCTTGGCTCGCCTCCGCCGTCGACGTCGGCGCCCCGAACAGCTGCACCTCGAAAACCGGCGATCGCGTGGCGAGTACAACCTTGTGGGCGTGGAAAAGCTGGCCCCCAACCGAGTACGTCACGTCCGCCGCCGGGACCTTGGCTTCCGGCGCCACATCTGTCGTCGTCGCTGGGACTGGGGACGGCGGCGCCACGCCTTCCGCTGGGACCTCGGGCATCGCCGCCATCatcggctccggctccggcagcggcagcggcagcggcagcggcatcGGCATCAGCTCCGGCTTTGGCACCGGCATCGGCGTCTGTGTTAGGATGGTGATGGCCCACACGAAGATGAGGCTGTCTCGGTCACCCACCGGGACCGCGCTCAGCTTGCTCTTGGGCACCCAGTGGGTGACCGTGCTCCTACTTGTGATGGCATGTTCGAGCTCCATCGGCGGCGATTCCTCCACCAGCTTGAACAGCGGCAGGCTGGGCGTGGGGTCGAGGAGGGCGACGCTGGACGATATCGTCACCCCGGCGCCTTCGGACTCCAGTTGGAGGCAGAGGTCGATGCTGTCGCTGCTGTAGATGCTCTCGGGGTAGTAGCTGATGGACCAGTCGTGGCCACCGGCGGTGAAGATCGGAGACCGGTGGAAGCAGGGCCAGAGGTGGAGGGTGCCGTCAGGGGTAGTGAACGCAGGGACCTCGAAAATCCTCTTGATCGGCAGGTTGCCGGCCATGCTGGCGCTCAAATCGGTaacggcgcggccggcggcggtcggTCGTCGGTGGCTGATCGttggcgcggcggcgggtgcGAAAGCGGAAGGGTCAATGATTGGTGATGAGTTCGACCGTGGGCGAGCAAAGCCCACCTATATATGAACCGATCGAGGATCTTGGTCGATGGCCGTAGCACCGCCATGAAGTCATGGACGCATCCGACTCGGAGTCCATAGGTTTCTTGGCGAGTATGGCATGGCTACAACTGGAACTCTTTTACAAACCAGGTCGATGGAAACTTCTCATCGTAGTACCAATTAAAGGGAAGGTAAAATACTCCTATTTGGGAAGTATGCCGATTGGGAACGAACTGAAACCATCAATAAGCACTTCCCTTATCCGTCCATCAAAAGATTGATTATCCCGTCCCCAGTACGGTCTACATTTGGCTTTTTTATACGCAGTCCGTGTCGGTCTCGGATCATATCCTGCAGAGACGCCCTTATCTGCGTCTAACTTTATTTTTCCACTCTTAAATAAGGCACCCGGTTGTTCTTTCAGCCCATTTTGAGTTTAGGTTTTCTGAAGAAAAGAAATAAAGTACGATGTTTCCAGAATTGAACGCCTGTCTACTCTTTTTCACGAAAAGAAACACATCGGTTCTTGGGGGAATTGAAAGCCATCATATGTGGGAGAGGAAACATTGATGCTTGATTGAAAACCAGTAATTCTGAACAGAAAACACCAAACTATATAGCCCAAAGCACTAGCACCATCTTATATCTTATATCTTATTCTTATACTACTAATAAGAACAATTGGGAGATGTGGACCCGGGAAATTTTCATCCTGCCGTCCAGCGATCGCACGCCCCGCTCCCGGCCGTAAAACCCGCCGTCGTCCTGCAGGTACGGCCGCCAGTGGCCGGCAAAGCTCTTCCTCCATGACAGCATGCGAGATTCAGTTCGAGGGCGTTGTGTCTCGCATAGTAAGCCGCCAGTTTCTCCTCGTGTAAATTTAGTCCCCGGGCTTGCTTAATTCTATGACGGTGGCTAGATGCAAGAGCACATGTGGCCGATTGGGGTTTGCCTCCCCATGGCCGATGTGGGCGGTGGCGCTTTGAGAGCTTCCCCGGCATCCTAATCCTCACTGTTGGACACTGACGGATCTCCAGGTTAGTCAAACCAAATCCAAGTTCATGTTTTCTCTGTGCGTGGCCCTTGATCATAGATAAGTCAAAATTGAAAATTGTTTTTCTTATGTATGGAAAGTTCTTGCGTTCAGCACATATGAGCTTCCTCTATTGATGTCTGTCCGTCTACCGTACCCCATCGTTAGTGGCAGAGTTGACCTGCTACAGCTGCCCCTCGCAGGTATTCCGTCTTCCTCTTGGTGTGAACCCAATTCCTTCAATCTGTTCTTGCTCACAAAAATTGAAGCCTTTTCTCCATTAACTTGTGTCTAAGTGGAATTTGATTTGTATGCACAAAATTTTACCTATTCTATTGTTTGAGATTTTTTATTTGTGTAGCTGAAAATGGGATGCATAGAAACCAATTTTTCTTGCATAAAAAACAaagttttggattttttttattGCATAAAAATGTCGTGTTGCTGAATGTGGAGTAATCTGACCATGCGGTGCTACTAAGATTTTCGTAGAGCGAGGTTGTTGTGCTGGTACCTGCACACTGCACATATGCACAATCATTCCATGCAAACACTGAGGAGATCATGTGGGCTTTTTCTACTGCTTAGTATTATGCTAGCAGCATGTTCTCACAGCTTGCATTTCCAATTGTGATTTGGTTTTTACACTCTGTTTTCCATAAGTCACAACCTTAATCATGATTGATTAGTATCTTGAAATGAAATATCAAATTTCCTTATTCTTTTTTCATTCAAACTTTAAAGACTGGTTTTGTAACTAACTTTGATAGGAAATTTGTTAAATGCAGGCAGAGGATCAATTATTGTTTTTTGTAAGAGAGGTATGTCTCAAACTTCAATTCCAACATTATATGGAGACCAAAGGTAAGGATTTCATTTCATTATTTTCCCTACTTGAGAATAAGTTCAAACTAGGTAAGGGTTCATTTCATTCCCAaaccaccaccccccccccccttgatCATAAGTTCAAACACTTCTTGCTTTAGATTATTACATACTAAAAGGTATAGGAGATAGCCTCTCATATTCGATGCTGCGTGTCGCGTGATGCACTACAGATATCGTTGTGATGGGATGCCATTTTTTTAGGATgctctttccctttttcttctgaTATTTGTATGGATTCTCATGGGTCTCAGTTCATTGTGTTAACTTTTACAGTCCTAGACCAATTAATCATCCACTCAGCATGTTAGAACTAAGGTACATAATTTTTAATATACAATGAAATAACCAAAACATTGGTATGTGGTGTACTTGCTACTTAAAGCAGTTGAGATGAGTACAGTTTTtacttttgatttttttttaccTTTTTTGCCATTATCTCCAGTGTGTTTCTGAACTTGTTGGAAGACCATCCTTCTCTTGTGAGTTGTTTCAAGTAACACTTTCTGCTCCTAGATCTTGTGCAGACCTCCAGTGACACTTGTAGTTAAAGCAGGTTTCACGGTGTTGTACTGCCGTATCTTAGACAATATGATAATAAAATTTAGCAAGTATACAGTTGCTTCAGCAGTCGAAACTAATAATATTTGGCAGCTTTATACCAGCAATAGGATATCCTTTCAGTTTAAAATTGCTTACTGATCATGTGTAATTAGAGCAAAAAGATGCACTTGTAGCATGGCGTATATGAGAGGATGGCATTATCTTCTACAATCATGGCTtcaaattttggaaaatttcATATGCATGTTATACTGATCCATTTGCAACATTTGGGTGAGTAACTGAATTTGTCAGAATTCTGTAGGACGAGCGTTTGTGGGTGGGATATCTTCAGGATCATAACAAGGATTATTCTATATTTTTACAGCAATGTTATGCCGGCTTCATCTATCTAAATACCCATTCACTCATCTGTGTTGAAGTGATTCTGAGTTTTTCATGCATATCTTTAAATTGTGATATCATCTTCAGTTAGCTATTCATCAATGTTTGGTGAACCACGAGTCGCATGTTTTACTTGGTTCTTACTACTAGCTTCTTGCTTACTATTAGAAAACAACCCTCCTTCGTAAAATCAAATCACTGTTCTTTTTTTGTTTTGGGAAAAAAATCTGACCACAAATCCACAATGCTGAATATGCCTGAACGATGACATGCTGGTTTCAGTTTAGCCCCCACACTGCATTAGATATATAACCATCACATGCAAGTTCCTTTATTTTTTACCGGAAGCAGTTTCTTCTTGTTTTCCATAAAGTGCTACTCCCTCCATTCACAGATGATAATCTTATTTGGGATGGGCACAATGACCGAGATAGAAATATTGCTTATCAATCCTACTTATCCCATCATTatttatattatttatatcctGGAAACAAACAACCTTAAGCTGGTACCGATGAGATAACTTTGGCGGCCCACGCACAAAACAGCTATTTCCCGAGGCACAAGTGCTTAACGGCTGCCGCGAATTTAATCATATGCAGTAAACTCGTGTTGATCCTGGTGGATGGGCTCAAATAAGACTATCAATTGTAAAAATCTCAAATTTTAAAATAAGATTATCATCtctgaatggagggagtatatgTTATTATCCTTTGTTCAGGTTCATGAAGTCTGGTTGCTATTTTTTTAATTACTGCTGAGCCAGCGTGATGGTACAACGTCTCATACCATGTGagtctttttttcctttttaatTATAGTTTTCAGTTCTTAGCAACAAGAGATCAATAATGCTTCCCTGGTGGAGTTCAGATCGTCCTAGGTGCCTGCAAAATGTTTAGATGCAAGCCGAGTTTCAGAACTCTCCTGAACTTtcttagctactctcgaacacccTCTCCTTCAAGTTAAATAAAGCACTCTGTATTGAGCATTGACACGAGTAATTTTAGAGTGTGTAGATTGCATAGAAGATGATGGCAAAATCTCTTTTGCGATGGTTCAGCGATGGCTGCAAATGTTTTTACTGCCGAAGTCCATTTGAAAGAGAGTTGGGTTAACTTGTATATCATGGTGTATTGCTTAATTTATTGAAAAAAATACTTACTTGATTAACTCTCTTCGTGTGCTACACTCATGTCTTTCATACTATTAAAACTTATTAAAACTTATGCTTGTGGATCTCAATTTGCCTCAAAACAGTATGTTGTTAAGATTAATATCATATTACATATGCTTTATGGATATACTAAATTATTTTACAGCCCGTAGCACTGGTACCAATCTAGTTAATTTAAACATACGGAATTTGTATTTACTAGCCCACTAAGGCCATGTTTGGAATGGAGGCTTTTCATAGGAATTTCATAGGAAAATGTTCCTCTGTTTTTGCTGACGTCATGAGCGTTTGGAATGGAGGAACACACAGATCAATTCCACAGGAAAGGATTGGTTTCTTTCGCAAAACGCAGGAAATAAAACATCCAGTCTGGGCTCTGGTTTCGCGGAAGCCCGAGGCAACTCGAGCGAGACAGAGAAGCATTTCATCGGTTTCAATCCAGTTAAATGGAGACAAGAGAACCAGACAGATtaggggaaaaaaaaaagaaatcgcCTGGAGAACACGAGCTTTGTCTCAAACTTCACCGACGAGTGTCTGCTTGCTGCtctttttcaaaagaaaaaaaatgtctGCTTGCTTCCGCCCGTCCTGCAACCACTCCCAATCTCTTCCTGGCAATTCCTCGTTGCTATCCATAACAACTTGTATCTGTACCACGACCATTGCTGTGTCAACTGTGATCTGTGAAGGGTgtgatgaagaggaagaagaaacaaCGGAGTGATTGGCTGCTGTTCTGCGGATGGTAGTCGATGGATAAGGACGACCTGCTGCTGGTATGTGTGCCAGCAGATGGAATGAGCTCATGGACCGGTTGCCCTACATGTCATAGTAACAGTAGTTTGTGATTTGCTTTTTGTTATTTGATCCACTAATATTATGAACCAGTATTATTTAATCGTTCACTGTGTGCTAAGCTTGTTAATATCCCAAGTCTTTGTACAAATTCCTGTAGCATGAATTCCTGCATTCCAAACACTCTCTCCAATCCCGTTCCTGTGTTTTCCATTCCTCTGTTTTGCCACTACACTCATATTCCTTTCCTGCGTTTTTTTCCTTTCCTATGTTTTCAATTCCTTcaatccaaacaggccctaaaaaGACATGTTGATTTCTGTCGTTTTTAAAAAGCCCAGATCTCTCGGAGATTTGTGCTTTCTTTGTTCACTTTCATTCTAAGTTTTATCTGTGGGCCGAAATCGTTGTTCTTGTGCAGCCCATTCTGGAATCAATGCCCGGCATCGGCCCATTCCAACTGCTGCTCTTCATCCTCTCCGCTCCATTGCCACCCGTTTCTGTGTCGTCCGGCGGCGCACCAAGCAAGAGCCACCGCACAGCAGCTTCCATCGACGAGAGCGGCGCGCATGTCGTCGGCGGTGCCCTGCGGAGGCGGCAGCAAGTCTGGAAATTAGGAGCTCGGCCACCCCCCCATCCGGGCCGGCGGCGTCCCTCTCCAGCTCCAGGCTCCAGCGTCACTGTTCCAGCAGAGAGGGGGGACATCAGAGGCACGCAGGCATCAATCCATCAAAGGTGAGCAATGGCATGTAGAAACTTACTTGATAATGCAATTGTTCGAGGCCTTATTCGAACTAGAGCCTTGTCGACGCCCCATCCATTGTCATGTAGTGCACTGAGGCCAATCTAGATTTAGTGCCTATTCAGCTTATGTACCACTACTAAAACACTAGCATTCCTCATCAGACAATTGTGAACCATTGGGGTAACCCTTTCTTAGAACATCTCAAGCAATCTCCTTATAAGGTGGTATTACAGGAGCCCTAATAGATGTGCTACTGTAGTCTCTTAATAATCCCACCCTAATAATATATTCACCCCAATGACACGTGGACCCCTAAGAAGCAATGGGATAGAGATGGTGTTTCCGAGGGGAGGGATTTCCCCTTTATTTGGGGACAAGGGGGCTGGGTTTTACAAGCCTCCCAAAAAAGTATTGGAAATGAGATCATATTGGAAGACTGTTGGGGCAGTCCAAACCCCATAACAGTTTTTAGGATTAGAGGTGCTATTGAGAGTATGCTGAAGTAGCTTTTAGCTGGCTCATGACTTGACAAGTTATCACAGCACCCTCAATCTCAGATGCTAGAGAAATCATCTACTGTGATGGATTATACAAGCCATCTATGATGAGTACCTTTTTAGCATTTAGTAAGGTTTTTGCCTGTGAGGAAACGGAGCGCTACGCTAGCGCGAATTTATAATTCTACCATGTTCAACAAGGATCTCATGTAAGCGGATGATCATGGATCGTTACCACTAGACACGCAGCGCAGCGGAAGTAGAGTTGGGGTAGCTCGCCCCAACATAGTCGCACATCGGTGAAGAGGAAGCGGATCGCAGCttgcagctcctcctccttgtccCACCGATCAGCACCACAGCAACGCAGCAACGCCTTCTCGAAGTCCACACGTACGGGATGGGAACGCTGGTCACCGGTGTGCTAGCACCGTGTGCTAGCTAGGGCTCCATGGAGAAGAGAGATGACGGCAGCTATGGTTTGTGGCGCAAGAGCATTGGCCGCCTATAGCCCCGCCCCTTATTATATAGACCCCACTAATGGACTGTCACATTGGAGGCTCATTAGGATTCTAATCCTTCTTGGATCAATATCCAACCCACGCATGATTGCCTCTTGGGTATATCACCGATATTGCCAACATATGATAAAACTTGCCTAGGGTTAGTTGATCAAATCATTCAAACTTTACACGTTTTTTTCAAATATTGGGATTGGACAGACAAAATACGAATCTTTCCACAATCATGACTACATAATTTTGTCAAAACATACCTAAACTTAGATATAGCAGAGTATTGCAAGATTTGGCTACAATCCAAACATGTCATTAGTCTGTGATGCCACCTCTTTTTCCTCCCCCATTTCTTCCTCAACGCAGCCTCGCTGCCCACCACCAACTATCAAAATAGGCTGTGCATGCCTGCCTCGTGCCTTGATTATATTTGTGCTCTTCCTACATCAGCCAATACCCTGACACTACTAGAAACTGATTTTTTTAGAAAACTTCAAACAAAACTCAATTAATTAAATATAATATTATTATTGAACTGCAAAATTGAAATCTTATCATTCATTCTACCTACCTCAATATTGTGGATGGGACCTTACCCTAAGATATGCGCCTTTTTCATCATCGGTAATCAGCCAAGGATCATGTGCCGGCGCCTTTTGCAAAATCATCTGTTGCAGCCTCGTCATTCACTAAGATACTCGCTGATTAAGCTACAACGAGCAGGAGCCACAGGATTGTTCTATCAACTGTTGCAATCCAAAGACATTATTCGTTCTTTGCGTGAATGACCAGAGTACATATATTTTCTCGTTTGCAAGATAATTGAATAGTTATATTCTCATGGATACCTACATTTCTGCTCAATGGATACCTACATTTTCTGCTCAAGTTTAGACCAAAGAACTTAGTCTTGATTT
The Panicum hallii strain FIL2 chromosome 6, PHallii_v3.1, whole genome shotgun sequence genome window above contains:
- the LOC112898091 gene encoding BTB/POZ and MATH domain-containing protein 3-like, producing the protein MAGNLPIKRIFEVPAFTTPDGTLHLWPCFHRSPIFTAGGHDWSISYYPESIYSSDSIDLCLQLESEGAGVTISSSVALLDPTPSLPLFKLVEESPPMELEHAITSRSTVTHWVPKSKLSAVPVGDRDSLIFVWAITILTQTPMPVPKPELMPMPLPLPLPLPEPEPMMAAMPEVPAEGVAPPSPVPATTTDVAPEAKVPAADVTYSVGGQLFHAHKVVLATRSPVFEVQLFGAPTSTAEASQAPAAAVEVDDMRPDVFEALLHYIYTGTLPATEGEAADDEDASHQMMRHLLVAADRYDLEGLKLLCEGELARTLGEGNVAEMLAFADNHYCSTLKDACVGFMVASPAERMERVVASYGYQRLRLRHPLILVDVLEKSLMFRKA